CCCCCAACAACGAGAGGTAATCAGTCTTCGTTTTGGACTGACAGATGGTAAGCCCTTAACCCTCTCTAAAATTGGTGTACTCTTAAATATTAGCCGTGAGAGAGTGCGTCAAATCGAACGAGAGGCTTTGGCTAAGCTGAGAAAGCGTAAATCGGATATGAGCGAATATATCGCCAGTTAAACACCAATAGGATCGGAAAACTAGAGAGAGTAATTGAGAAATTACCGATCCTATTGATTAAAATAATTAGACTAAGATTAGTAAAAGTAGGGATTTTTAACAGGAGGAAAAATTACCGTGAGTAGAAACCCCAATCATTCCCGTAGTTTCTTCGAGGAAGAGGGTGAATCGGGAAACGGACTCTGGCAATACGTACAGTCTTTGACTCCGGAAACCGTGGCAAAACTGTCTAAACCCCAATCTACTGAGGTCTTCCAGGTAATGGAGCGCAATATAATCGGTCTGTTGGGTAATTTGCCCCCAGAGCACTTTGGTGTGACTATTAATACTAGTAGGGAACATTTGGGACGACTTTTAGCCTCGGCGATGATGAGTGGTTATTTTCTACGCAATGTAGAGCAACGACTTAATTTTGAACAGTCTTTATTGGGAAGCGATCGCTTTCACCCAGATTCGGAATCGATTAATGACTAGTGGAGTTATACCCCACAAACGCATCGGAGTTGGTGTTATTGCTAATAACCAAGGTCAAATACTGATTGATCGCCGACTCCCTAGCGGTTTGATGGCGGGTTTATGGGAGTTTCCCGGGGGTAAAATCGAAGTCAATGAGAGCGTGGAAACTTGTATCGTAAGAGAACTTAAAGAAGAACTAGGGATCGATGTGATTGTTGGGGAACATCTGATCACTATTGAACATGATTATCAAGAATTTAAAATAACTTTGATCGTGCATCACTGTCGTATTTCTCGCGGTGAACCCCAGCCACTAGAGTGCGCTGAGATTCGTTGGGTTAGCTTGAAAGAAATAGAAGAGTTTACCTTTCCTGAAGCTAATTACCAAATTATTGCGGCTTTGCGATAAAAGGGTTTTTTGACTACTTTAGCTGGGTAGGTTTTACCACGAATTTCTACCTGGATCTCTTGTCCAATTTTACTCAAAGGAGTGGGGAGATAAGCTAGAGCGATCGCTTTATTTAAGGTAGGAGAAAGAGTACCACTAGTAACTTTACCAACTACCTTATCTTGATACAGAAGAGGATAATCGTGGCGGGCGATTTGTCTTCCTTCCATAACTAAACCCACAAGACGACGGGAAACACCCTCGCTTTTTT
This DNA window, taken from Gloeocapsa sp. PCC 73106, encodes the following:
- a CDS encoding DUF760 domain-containing protein gives rise to the protein MSRNPNHSRSFFEEEGESGNGLWQYVQSLTPETVAKLSKPQSTEVFQVMERNIIGLLGNLPPEHFGVTINTSREHLGRLLASAMMSGYFLRNVEQRLNFEQSLLGSDRFHPDSESIND
- the mutT gene encoding 8-oxo-dGTP diphosphatase MutT; translation: MNSLYWEAIAFTQIRNRLMTSGVIPHKRIGVGVIANNQGQILIDRRLPSGLMAGLWEFPGGKIEVNESVETCIVRELKEELGIDVIVGEHLITIEHDYQEFKITLIVHHCRISRGEPQPLECAEIRWVSLKEIEEFTFPEANYQIIAALR